From a region of the Pukyongiella litopenaei genome:
- a CDS encoding IS110 family transposase, protein MDKIIRIGMDTSKHVFQLHGVNAAEQPVLRKKMRRKEMVDFFAKYPPTVIAIEACGASHHWARLLEGFGHEVKLIAPQLAKPYVKRGKNDAADAEALCEAMSRPTMRFVPVKSAEQQAALMLVGMRERAVATRTQLANTIRGYAAEFGVTAAKGLCHIPRLLDRIMADETIPALARDLFASLAAEFAQLKERLKGIEAKLMTWYRSDECCRRLATIPGVGPIGAVLLVMKAPAPELFTSGRQFAAWMGLTPRDHSTAGKVRPGVITRAGDEMLRKTLVVGATSLLRQVRAGKGRNASPWLIDLLRRKPPKLVAVALANKIARIAWKMMMSGEAYKNTIARPVVACAA, encoded by the coding sequence GTGGACAAGATTATTCGTATTGGCATGGATACGTCGAAACACGTCTTCCAGCTGCATGGTGTGAACGCCGCCGAACAACCGGTTCTGCGCAAGAAGATGCGCCGCAAGGAAATGGTGGATTTCTTTGCGAAGTACCCGCCAACCGTCATCGCGATCGAAGCTTGTGGTGCCTCGCATCATTGGGCGCGGCTGCTGGAAGGGTTCGGCCATGAGGTCAAGCTAATTGCGCCGCAGCTTGCGAAGCCCTACGTCAAGCGCGGCAAGAATGATGCCGCAGATGCCGAAGCGCTATGCGAGGCGATGAGCCGCCCGACAATGCGGTTCGTGCCTGTGAAGAGCGCCGAGCAACAAGCGGCATTGATGCTGGTCGGCATGCGTGAGCGTGCTGTCGCCACCCGAACGCAGCTGGCTAATACGATCCGGGGCTATGCTGCAGAATTCGGAGTTACCGCAGCCAAAGGCCTGTGTCATATTCCGCGCCTGCTAGACCGGATCATGGCTGATGAGACCATTCCTGCCCTTGCGCGCGATCTGTTTGCGTCACTGGCGGCAGAGTTCGCGCAGTTGAAGGAACGCCTTAAGGGGATAGAGGCGAAGCTAATGACCTGGTACCGGAGCGACGAGTGCTGTCGTCGCCTCGCCACGATCCCCGGTGTCGGGCCGATCGGTGCGGTTTTGCTGGTGATGAAAGCGCCCGCACCGGAGCTGTTTACATCCGGAAGGCAATTCGCTGCCTGGATGGGGCTGACGCCCCGGGATCATTCGACCGCCGGTAAAGTCAGACCAGGTGTCATCACGCGAGCCGGCGATGAGATGTTGCGCAAGACACTCGTCGTGGGCGCGACTTCATTGCTGCGACAGGTGAGAGCGGGCAAAGGCAGGAACGCCTCGCCCTGGCTCATCGACCTGCTTCGGCGCAAGCCGCCTAAACTTGTGGCTGTGGCACTTGCCAACAAGATCGCCAGGATTGCGTGGAAAATGATGATGTCGGGCGAAGCCTACAAAAACACCATTGCGCGACCGGTTGTGGCCTGCGCGGCGTGA
- a CDS encoding LysR family transcriptional regulator: MDEWGQPGRAEYRIEPQIDTRQIRIFLAVLDHGSVTLAANALGITQPAVSQVLRRWRDMTGDPLLVRSGSKLVPTQKAEEMVAPLRQSLKKIATAFSGAPDFDPKRDDLVFRVASADCMEAFFLPRLISEIRAAAPNARLHLRSIVPGYDYATALEKGELDIVIANWPGPPGNLRTVRLMVDDTVCIFGANHVLASFPEGVTLDEYITLDHVAPMPISPLAPGPIDGKLAELGHCRNIRVIVPEFNIVPYVLLSSDMVFTSSANFARHYQRFLPIRSVPAPPEFGQMRFYLLWHERAQASPLNRWLRAQMIRIGQELQLQTDQAHSG, encoded by the coding sequence GTGGACGAGTGGGGCCAACCCGGCAGAGCGGAATACCGAATTGAACCGCAAATAGATACCCGCCAGATACGGATATTCCTGGCGGTTCTGGATCATGGCAGCGTCACGCTCGCTGCCAATGCACTGGGAATTACCCAGCCCGCCGTCAGTCAGGTTCTCCGACGGTGGCGGGACATGACCGGCGATCCGTTATTGGTGCGGAGCGGGTCCAAACTGGTGCCGACCCAAAAGGCCGAGGAAATGGTCGCGCCGTTGCGCCAGTCCCTAAAAAAAATCGCGACTGCCTTTTCGGGCGCGCCTGACTTTGATCCAAAACGGGATGATCTTGTCTTCCGGGTCGCGTCGGCGGATTGCATGGAGGCATTTTTCCTGCCGCGGCTGATCTCTGAAATCCGGGCCGCCGCTCCCAATGCCCGGCTTCACCTGCGTTCGATCGTACCGGGATATGACTATGCCACCGCGTTAGAGAAAGGCGAATTGGACATCGTGATCGCCAATTGGCCCGGCCCTCCGGGCAATCTGCGTACCGTCCGGTTGATGGTCGATGACACGGTTTGTATTTTTGGCGCCAATCATGTGTTGGCCAGCTTCCCCGAGGGTGTCACGCTCGACGAGTACATTACCTTGGACCATGTTGCGCCCATGCCTATTTCCCCGCTCGCGCCGGGGCCGATCGATGGCAAACTGGCCGAACTGGGTCATTGCCGCAACATCCGGGTGATCGTGCCGGAATTCAACATCGTACCCTACGTGTTGTTGTCCTCCGACATGGTCTTCACCAGCAGCGCCAACTTCGCACGCCATTACCAGCGGTTCTTGCCCATTCGATCCGTTCCGGCACCCCCCGAATTTGGACAGATGCGATTTTATCTGCTGTGGCATGAACGCGCACAGGCTTCACCTTTGAACCGTTGGCTACGGGCACAGATGATTCGTATCGGGCAGGAACTGCAATTGCAAACAGATCAGGCGCACAGCGGGTGA
- a CDS encoding 5-formyltetrahydrofolate cyclo-ligase: MSVENQSKQGRWAGRNSDKDVIRDKIWKILVDEGQNVGPTWSRIPNFVGADLAAKRLSELDFWTSAKVVKCNPDPPQIPVRLRALYDGKLLYTPVPELVEGFPFVLLDPARLEADGVQFELAATSQGAVEYGQPVSFQEMAPMDVIVVGCVGVTRSGGRTGKGGGFADLELGIFRELGKVPDHAVIVSTVHSSQVVDDDDIVMMEHDSALEWICTEKEVIQTRSPYPQPTGVAWDMVQPDQLEDIPFLKELKRNLSSR, translated from the coding sequence ATGAGCGTTGAAAACCAGTCCAAGCAAGGTCGGTGGGCCGGACGCAACTCAGACAAGGACGTGATCCGAGATAAAATCTGGAAGATACTTGTGGATGAAGGCCAGAATGTTGGCCCCACCTGGAGCCGGATCCCGAATTTCGTCGGCGCCGATCTGGCGGCCAAACGGTTGTCGGAGCTGGATTTCTGGACATCCGCAAAGGTTGTGAAATGCAACCCTGACCCGCCGCAAATCCCCGTGCGACTACGGGCGCTTTACGACGGCAAGCTCTTGTATACGCCGGTACCCGAACTGGTCGAGGGATTCCCGTTTGTGCTGCTTGATCCCGCGCGGCTCGAAGCCGACGGCGTTCAGTTCGAGCTTGCCGCGACATCACAAGGCGCGGTGGAATATGGTCAGCCCGTCAGCTTTCAGGAGATGGCCCCCATGGATGTCATCGTCGTGGGCTGTGTCGGCGTCACCCGCAGTGGCGGACGCACCGGCAAAGGCGGCGGCTTTGCGGATCTGGAGCTTGGAATCTTCCGCGAGTTGGGCAAGGTGCCGGATCACGCGGTGATCGTCTCCACGGTCCATTCTTCGCAAGTGGTCGATGACGATGACATCGTCATGATGGAGCACGATTCCGCGCTTGAATGGATCTGCACCGAGAAAGAAGTCATTCAAACTCGCTCACCCTATCCTCAGCCAACTGGCGTCGCCTGGGACATGGTACAGCCTGATCAGTTGGAGGACATTCCCTTTCTCAAAGAACTGAAGCGCAATTTGTCCTCACGTTAA
- a CDS encoding BMP family protein, giving the protein MLSRRIWMLGSASVVLATGLAVSPYAVHAETPLRVALIMTGPITDGAWAQLAYEGLAELDKRPEFETGYAENVSQANLVQVVQGYADDGYDLIIGHGYEFGSAFVEIAPDYPDQRFFASTFKPEGDIPDNTRYIDMAYFDAAYGAGVLAALLSKEGKAVGFVGGGDNPTQQRMMSTFIGGAEATRPGLTGLGIVTGEYDNASKGSEASAAMIARGADVIWHGANVTGLGAIQGAVAQGATVLGCYSDQTGVAPEAMATSFAMNLGWMVEVVAQSVVDGTFEGGSEWQPPVTEMWSLHAGAAGDHNPDIASDEIWTQFQTVWRGLGDGSIDVETLVK; this is encoded by the coding sequence ATGCTTAGCAGACGAATCTGGATGCTTGGATCCGCCTCGGTAGTCCTTGCCACGGGACTGGCTGTATCACCATATGCAGTGCATGCCGAAACGCCACTGCGCGTGGCATTGATCATGACAGGACCGATCACTGACGGTGCCTGGGCGCAACTTGCCTATGAGGGGCTGGCCGAGTTGGACAAACGGCCCGAATTCGAAACTGGCTATGCCGAAAATGTGAGCCAAGCCAACCTCGTGCAGGTGGTGCAAGGCTATGCCGACGATGGTTATGACCTGATCATCGGGCATGGCTATGAATTCGGCTCCGCCTTTGTCGAGATCGCGCCGGACTACCCGGATCAGAGGTTCTTTGCCTCGACCTTCAAACCCGAAGGCGACATTCCCGACAACACCCGCTATATCGATATGGCCTATTTCGACGCCGCCTACGGTGCCGGCGTATTGGCCGCGCTATTGTCCAAAGAAGGCAAGGCGGTTGGCTTCGTGGGCGGTGGCGATAACCCGACTCAGCAGCGTATGATGTCCACCTTTATCGGCGGTGCCGAGGCGACACGGCCGGGGCTTACAGGGCTGGGGATCGTCACGGGAGAATACGACAATGCCAGCAAGGGTTCCGAAGCGTCAGCTGCAATGATCGCGCGGGGCGCAGATGTGATTTGGCACGGTGCGAATGTCACCGGATTGGGCGCGATCCAAGGTGCGGTGGCCCAGGGCGCTACGGTCTTGGGCTGCTACTCCGACCAGACCGGTGTTGCGCCAGAAGCGATGGCCACAAGTTTCGCGATGAATCTTGGTTGGATGGTCGAGGTGGTGGCACAGTCCGTTGTCGATGGCACGTTCGAGGGGGGCTCGGAATGGCAGCCGCCGGTCACCGAGATGTGGTCGCTCCATGCCGGTGCGGCGGGTGACCACAATCCCGATATCGCGTCAGATGAGATCTGGACCCAGTTCCAAACGGTCTGGAGAGGCTTGGGAGATGGCAGCATTGACGTCGAGACTCTGGTGAAATGA
- a CDS encoding ABC transporter ATP-binding protein, with translation MTSPFLNARKIVKRFPGVLANDHVDFDVDRGEIHALLGENGAGKSTLMQILYGLYSRDGGEILVDGSPVDLATPAESIAAGIGMIHQEFMLVRRFTVAENIILGLKDRSHGGRLDIAAASARISELSNSYGLRVDPEAIVEHLSVGVQQRVEILKLLYRKATLLILDEPTAVLTPQETQAFFRILRKLAAEGHAIVIVTHKLNEIMEISDRVTIMRDGRVVASVATRGSSEAELARLMVGRDVELGTRRRAQNVGAPVLEIENLTVRDELGHGAVENLSLTLNAGEIVGLAGVDGNGQSELAQAMMNLRPIEAGRIMLEGRDLTRTSPAEHIAARLAYVPADRRHVGTVAELPITLNAVLGDQRAYTGQFGLLDFGRIREFAQSLMTRFGVRPNDPEYIAGKLSGGNLQKVQMGRAIAIDPVALIIEQPTRGLDVGAIEAVWGEILAQREAGKAVLLISAELQEILNLADRIAVIYEGRIMGILPADRADVSQIGLMMAGSVPSEERR, from the coding sequence ATGACCTCCCCATTCCTGAACGCACGAAAAATCGTCAAACGCTTTCCCGGCGTGCTGGCCAATGACCATGTGGATTTTGACGTAGACCGGGGCGAAATCCACGCCTTGCTTGGCGAAAACGGCGCGGGAAAGAGCACCCTGATGCAGATTCTCTACGGGCTGTACAGCCGGGATGGCGGCGAAATCCTTGTCGATGGCAGTCCCGTCGATCTGGCCACACCCGCGGAGTCGATCGCCGCCGGAATCGGGATGATCCATCAGGAATTCATGCTGGTGCGCCGCTTTACCGTGGCGGAGAATATCATCCTCGGCCTGAAGGACCGCTCACATGGCGGGCGGCTGGATATCGCAGCCGCTTCGGCACGGATCTCCGAACTGTCGAACTCCTACGGGCTTCGGGTCGACCCGGAAGCCATCGTCGAACATCTGTCGGTCGGAGTTCAGCAGCGTGTCGAAATCCTCAAACTGCTCTATCGCAAGGCGACGCTTCTTATCCTGGATGAGCCGACCGCAGTGCTGACTCCGCAGGAAACGCAAGCTTTTTTCAGGATCCTGCGCAAACTGGCTGCAGAAGGGCATGCCATTGTTATCGTAACCCATAAATTAAACGAAATCATGGAGATATCTGATCGGGTGACGATCATGCGCGATGGCCGTGTCGTCGCCTCCGTTGCCACTAGGGGCAGTTCGGAGGCTGAACTGGCGCGTCTGATGGTCGGACGAGATGTCGAACTGGGCACAAGACGGCGTGCGCAGAATGTCGGTGCCCCGGTTCTCGAAATCGAAAACCTAACTGTTCGGGACGAGCTTGGTCATGGTGCCGTCGAGAATCTGTCTTTGACCCTAAATGCTGGCGAAATCGTTGGCTTGGCCGGCGTGGATGGGAATGGTCAATCCGAACTAGCTCAAGCAATGATGAATCTGCGCCCCATAGAGGCCGGGCGCATCATGCTTGAGGGTCGCGATCTCACCCGGACAAGTCCTGCCGAACATATTGCGGCACGGCTGGCCTATGTGCCGGCGGATCGGCGGCATGTGGGTACGGTTGCGGAACTGCCGATCACACTTAATGCGGTCCTAGGTGATCAACGTGCCTATACGGGGCAGTTCGGTTTGCTGGATTTCGGGCGCATCAGAGAATTTGCGCAATCCCTGATGACGCGTTTCGGAGTGCGGCCCAACGATCCCGAGTACATCGCCGGCAAACTGTCGGGTGGCAACCTGCAAAAGGTTCAAATGGGCCGAGCAATCGCGATCGACCCGGTCGCCCTGATTATCGAACAGCCGACGCGCGGACTTGACGTCGGCGCGATCGAGGCGGTCTGGGGCGAAATTCTCGCACAGCGGGAGGCAGGCAAAGCCGTGCTTCTGATATCGGCGGAATTGCAGGAAATCCTCAATCTCGCCGATCGGATCGCGGTCATCTACGAGGGTCGGATCATGGGTATCCTTCCCGCTGATCGGGCAGATGTCAGCCAGATCGGACTCATGATGGCGGGTTCAGTCCCATCCGAAGAACGGAGATAG